One Cucurbita pepo subsp. pepo cultivar mu-cu-16 chromosome LG07, ASM280686v2, whole genome shotgun sequence genomic region harbors:
- the LOC111799227 gene encoding auxin-responsive protein SAUR50-like: MAVTSRLSQAAVVKQIMKRCSSLRNKKSHQCGGAGGGDIPVDVPKGHFVVYVGENRSRYIVPVTFLSTPEFQILLQLAEEEFGFSHHMGLTIPCDEKVFQSLLRSIESNQTE; this comes from the coding sequence ATGGCGGTGACCAGCAGACTGTCACAGGCGGCGGTGGTCAAGCAAATTATGAAGCGCTGTTCCagtttgagaaataaaaagtctCACCAATGCGGCGGCGCTGGCGGCGGAGATATCCCGGTGGATGTTCCCAAAGGCCATTTTGTGGTGTACGTGGGTGAGAATAGAAGCCGGTACATTGTGCCGGTGACGTTTCTGTCGACGCCGGAGTTTCAGATTCTTCTCCAATTGGCTGAGGAAGAGTTCGGGTTTAGTCACCATATGGGTCTCACTATCCCGTGCGACGAGAAGGTTTTTCAGTCTCTGCTCCGATCGATCGAGTCGAACCAAACCGAATGA